A window of Methylomonas sp. 11b genomic DNA:
CTTGCTGGATGCACAAAAAGCTTTTCGTCAGGCACAACGGGAAAATCGCATAACAGTCTTCAGCGGCACCAAAGGCGGTAAACGGCGCCAGGTGCCGGTATCAACGGAAGCCATGGCGGCACTGGAAATAGCCGCCAGCCTGCAGGATGGGGCGTCAATGATTCCCGCCAATCTGCGCTATGTCGACTTTCGCGACCACTGCTATCGCCAGGCACAACAGCAGCCATTCCAGTTTCACGGCCAGCGCCACCATTATGCCCAGCAGCGTTACCAGGTATTAACCGGCGTGCCGGCGCCGATTAAGGCTGGCATTGCAAAATCGGCCTGGCATGCCTATATGGCAATGCAGTTGCACATTGACGAAGCCACCGCCGAAAAACTGGATCAACGCGCCCGCAGCATCCTGTCTCAGGAACTAGGCCATGAGCGTCTGGAGGTGGTGCGTGTCTATATTGGTTAAACAGATCCAGGCGCTGGCCCACCATTATGTCCGCCAAGGCGCCAAAGCCCATCGCCGCTTGCAGGTCGGCCGGATGATCAAGTTAGTCGAATTCATCGAGCAGACCGAGCGACCGCACAACCTGCACGAAATCGGCAAACGTCATGTGATTGCCTTCTGGAAAGCCCATCGCGACCTGGCGCCGAAAACCGCGCATGCCTATTGGTTGGCGTTATGCGTAATTTGGGAATGGACGGACAAACCAGGGCAGCCGCCCAAGCCGTTGTGTATTCTCAAAACAATTTCAGACGGCACAGATGACTAAAACCGCTATCAACAAAGTCCGGCAAAATCCGTTCGCGACGGCTTTTACTTTGCTTGCTCCGGCCTAAAAATGTTAATTTCGTTGTTTTGGCCACTCGATTTACTTGGTAGTCCTGATTCGACATTAGGATTTTGATTTAGTAAGGATATATGCAGACACCAACGCCTAACCCGTTACCACGTTATCAACTCAGTCCTTGGGCCAAGTGGTTTGCTAAAGATCGCCGCTTTCACAGCGTTGCCCTCGAGCAAAAAATACTGGTGTTAATCGATGAGTACCAAAAGCAACACAAGCTCCAGCTATTGAGTCTTAAGCCTGGTATTGGCATCGAAAATGGTTGGTTTTGGGATACTTTGCTGATCTCTCAGCTGGATGGCCAAACCTTACGATTTGGCGGCGTCGACAAAAAGCAGTCGGCGTTGTTGCAAGTAGCGTTAAAACGCCACGTTATTCAGCACATCCAGCGTTTCTATCAGCAGCTTGCACCCGCTTTGATACAAGCAGCCCAAGAAGCCAAACTGGTATTTTCCGGCCAACGTTATATTCGTCGCGCCGTGGCGGATTATTGGTTTAATCGCCATGCGGCGTTAGCGACAGGATTCCATCGTCCGGATTGTTTACAGCATTTGCCAAATGAACTGCACCCGGACTATCAGTATGTCCGGCCATTGCTAGACAACACGCACGAACAAATCGCCAGATTGAACCAAGCGTTTATCGATCGACAAGCCCAGCAATTCAAAGCCTTTTTTGATCAGGTCGAAACCAATCCACTGACCGAAGCGCAACGTAGCGCTTGCATCATCGACGAGCAGCATAACTTGGTGCTGGCCGGCGCGGGTACCGGTAAGACTAGCACCATGATCGGTCGCGCGGGTTATCTGATTTACGCAGGCCTGGCAAAACCCGAACAGATATTGATGCTGGCGTATGCCCGCAAAGCGGCGCACGAAATGGAAGAGCGCATCCAGTCCAAACTAGGGATTCAAAACCTGACGGTGAAAACCTTTCATGCCCTGGGTTTAGACATCATTAGCCAGGTTGAAGGTGCCATGCCGGCCATCGACAAAATGGCCGAAGACGACACCTTGCGAGCCGCGTTTGTCGATAGTCAAATTCAAAGTTTGCTGGAGGATGAACGTTATCGCTCGCGGCTGCTGACCTATTTTTTGCGCTTTGCCTATCCCTACAAAAGCCAATTCAATTTCAAGACTTTGGGTGACTACAACGCGTACATCCGTGAAAACGATATGCGTACGCTACAGGGCGAGCTCGTCAAAAGCTACGAGGAGTGCGAGATTGCCAATTTCTTGTATCGACAAGGCATTGTCTACCAATACGAAGCCAATTATCAGGTCAATACCTCGGGCCCGGACTATCGCGTCTACCAACCGGATTTCTTCCTGCCGGCTTACGGCATTTACATCGAACACTTTGCGGTCAACGAGCTGAATCAAACGCCGCCGTTTATCAATCAAGAAAACTACTTGGCCGGCATGACCTGGAAGCGGGCGTTACATGCGAAATATCAAACCCCGTTGATCGAAACTTACAGCTACCAGAAACAACAAGGACGATTGACCGAGGTTCTCAGTGAAAAATTACGGGCTGCTGGTGTTCAGTTCCAGCCTTTGCCGCAAAATGAATTATTGAACCAACTCAATCAGCTAGGCCAAGTATCGGAATTTAGCAAACTGATGGCCCAAATCCTCAGTTTGTTCAAAGCCGCTTACCTCAGCATCAAACAACTGGTCGAAAAGGCTGACAAGCATGAAGACCAGGAACGCATGCGCGCTGCCGCATATTTATTCGAACCGATCTACCAAGCCTACCAACAACAGTTGCGCGACAACGCCACCATCGACTTTGACGATATGATTGGCAGAGCCATTGAATACGTCGAATCCGGACGCTTTCAGTCTCCGTACCAATACTTATTGGTGGACGAGTTTCAGGATATTTCGGCTAGCCGGGCGCGCTTACTGAAAGCCTTGATGTCCCAGCAACCGGAAGCCAGCCTGTTCAGCGTGGGCGATGATTGGCAATCCATCTACCGTTTTACCGGCAGCGACGTTGCGCTGACCAAGGAGTTTCAAACCCACTTTGGCGATACGGCGACCAGCGTGCTGGATCAAACCTTTCGCTTCAATAACAAAATCGGTGAAGTGGCGTCGCGCTTCGTCATCCAAAACCCCAGCCAGATCAACAAACAGATTCGTAGCCTGCGACTTGTCGAGCAGGCTGCTGTGTCGCTAATCAAAACCGATCAGGATTTAACCGGCATACAGGCGGCACTCGACGTCATCGCTGGTAAGGCCAAGCCATCCGCGAGTGTTCTGCTGTTAGCGCGTTTCAACTTTAAACGGCCCGATGTCGCCGCTTTAAAGCGGTGCTATCCGCAGCTGTCACTGCAATTCATGACGGTACATGCCTCCAAGGGCAAAGAAGCCGATTACGTCATCGTGTTTGGCTTGGAAAAGGGCGAACACGGCTTTCCATCGGAAAAAGCTACCCATCCCTTGCTAGAGCTATTGCTGCCTCAGGCCGAGGCCTTCGCGCATGCCGAAGAACGGCGCCTGTTTTACGTGGCACTGACGCGGGCTCGGCATCACGTGTATTTGGTCACGAACGGCCTTAACCCGTCGCCATTCGTCAGAGAATTAATCGACGGTGACTATGCCGTTACAGTCGACGAATTTAGCGGACCCGGTTTTCAAGAGCAAATTGCCGACATTCCCTGTCCAGCGTGCAAAACTGGCTGGATGGTGCCACGAGACAGCCAGTACGGCAGTTTCTTCGGCTGCAACCAATATCCACTCTGCAATCACACACAACGGGCTTGCCAATGGTGTGGCGGTGGCTTGAAAACCCAAGGCCGTTTTCGTGTTTGTGAAAATCGCCGTTGCGACTTCGTAGAACCCGTTTGCCCACGTTGCCAAGGTGCCATGGTACTGCGCAAAGGCCCACATGGCCAATTCTGGGGCTGCTCGCATTACCGTAAAAACGCGGCGTTTTCCTGTTCGCATACCGAGCAATTTATCGATTTGCAGGCGGCAAAGGTCAAATCAACCGTCAACGCCGCTTAAT
This region includes:
- a CDS encoding UvrD-helicase domain-containing protein, which gives rise to MQTPTPNPLPRYQLSPWAKWFAKDRRFHSVALEQKILVLIDEYQKQHKLQLLSLKPGIGIENGWFWDTLLISQLDGQTLRFGGVDKKQSALLQVALKRHVIQHIQRFYQQLAPALIQAAQEAKLVFSGQRYIRRAVADYWFNRHAALATGFHRPDCLQHLPNELHPDYQYVRPLLDNTHEQIARLNQAFIDRQAQQFKAFFDQVETNPLTEAQRSACIIDEQHNLVLAGAGTGKTSTMIGRAGYLIYAGLAKPEQILMLAYARKAAHEMEERIQSKLGIQNLTVKTFHALGLDIISQVEGAMPAIDKMAEDDTLRAAFVDSQIQSLLEDERYRSRLLTYFLRFAYPYKSQFNFKTLGDYNAYIRENDMRTLQGELVKSYEECEIANFLYRQGIVYQYEANYQVNTSGPDYRVYQPDFFLPAYGIYIEHFAVNELNQTPPFINQENYLAGMTWKRALHAKYQTPLIETYSYQKQQGRLTEVLSEKLRAAGVQFQPLPQNELLNQLNQLGQVSEFSKLMAQILSLFKAAYLSIKQLVEKADKHEDQERMRAAAYLFEPIYQAYQQQLRDNATIDFDDMIGRAIEYVESGRFQSPYQYLLVDEFQDISASRARLLKALMSQQPEASLFSVGDDWQSIYRFTGSDVALTKEFQTHFGDTATSVLDQTFRFNNKIGEVASRFVIQNPSQINKQIRSLRLVEQAAVSLIKTDQDLTGIQAALDVIAGKAKPSASVLLLARFNFKRPDVAALKRCYPQLSLQFMTVHASKGKEADYVIVFGLEKGEHGFPSEKATHPLLELLLPQAEAFAHAEERRLFYVALTRARHHVYLVTNGLNPSPFVRELIDGDYAVTVDEFSGPGFQEQIADIPCPACKTGWMVPRDSQYGSFFGCNQYPLCNHTQRACQWCGGGLKTQGRFRVCENRRCDFVEPVCPRCQGAMVLRKGPHGQFWGCSHYRKNAAFSCSHTEQFIDLQAAKVKSTVNAA